The window CCGGGGGCCAGACCACAAAGCGGGGGCGTCCACAGCCCCTGCTGGTGCCTCTcagctcccctccccttccttccccccagGTGTTTGAGTACAGCGAGGCCAAAACACTAGAAGAGTTCTTCTACCCCACGTACGACCTGTCTGACTTTTCCTGGGACAGCATCAACCGCACGCTGAACCACACGGCGCTGACAGCTGAGTTCACAGGCATCCCGGCCACTGACCCCAGCGGCAGCTTCTCCAACGGCAGCCTGGGATTCCGGGTAAGCCCGCAGGGGTACGGACTGCGCCGGGATGCTATAGGGCGAACACAGTGAATATCGTATCCAAAGCACCTTCTAGGGAGGGAACGTTGCTCCTTGGTGTCGCAGCCGGTGATCGTGCTGTCCCTCTGACCTGGGTCCCCTGCAGGTGACAGCCTACGAGGCCAGTGGCCGTGACGggcccctgcccagcctcctGCACACGGCAAACAGCTCGAAAGTGGAGTTTGTCCTGGCTGGGGTGGCTCCGCGGGGCAACAGCTCCCGATTTGCACTGGAGGTGGCCGTGGTGGAGGAGACGGGGGTGGTGCAGAAGCTGCGCTCGGCACGCTCCATCGACGATGAGTACACCCCCACCATCTTCGAGGTGAGCATGGGGTGAGCGCCGGGCGTGGGGACGGCTGCAGGAACGAGGGTGAGGGGGGTCTGAGGCAAACAGACTGGCCGAGCTGCGGCTGCCGGCTGTGGCTCACGCTGCCGTGCAGACCAACCCCTGTCCTCGCTTCACCGCCCGTTCCTCTCCCTCCACCAGACACTTTCCCTGGTAGCTGAGTCCCAAAACGACAGCTCCACGCTCAGCTTCCTGCAGTGGAAAGCGACAGCCTATGGCTCCCAGACCCCCAGGCGCGAGGACAGCATCCAGTGCCGGTCTCGTGGCCTGCAAGCAGCCAACTGGACCCTGCCCGTGTCCAGCATTGTCCACGCCTACTTTGGGGAGAGGGTGGGCAGCGCCTACACCATCAGCGCCATCAATATCTCTTTTGGGGGAGAGGATGGAAAGGTTTACCAGGAGAAGCGCTACCTTATCTGGTGAGTGGGACCTGTCGTGCATGAAATGACGCTCTCCCAGCCACTAATAACTTGCCGTTTGGGGAACTGCTACGTTAGAGGGTTTCTCTGTTGAATAACTACCTCCTTTCAAAAGTCTGTGTTTTCCTGTGATCTCTTAGCAAGGAGTTTTGCAGTTTTTTGAGGCATTCCCTCACCTCTCCCCCAGTCCGGGAGGCCCTTCTCCTGCCCTGTGTGGGATCCTGCCAAGAAATCTTGATCTGACCCTGTCGGGGTAGAAAGCCCCAGCTGTTCCACCTGGGGGACACAGTTGATCCCCATCTCTGTGGCTGATTTCTCTCATCCCCTCCTGCAGGTCAGCGCTGCTGGGCTTTGGGCAGCCCCCCAAGGACACCT of the Phalacrocorax aristotelis chromosome 25, bGulAri2.1, whole genome shotgun sequence genome contains:
- the GLMP gene encoding glycosylated lysosomal membrane protein, translated to MAAAALLLAALVAAGGAGAAAGGRQVSMQYNPGWNNSSVNLLHVRAVGPSDTLHYVWSSIGAPTVLLVATESRNSTLGINWNQLLSPAPAGAIWIDPPSSVVYSAAVVFTKVFEYSEAKTLEEFFYPTYDLSDFSWDSINRTLNHTALTAEFTGIPATDPSGSFSNGSLGFRVTAYEASGRDGPLPSLLHTANSSKVEFVLAGVAPRGNSSRFALEVAVVEETGVVQKLRSARSIDDEYTPTIFETLSLVAESQNDSSTLSFLQWKATAYGSQTPRREDSIQCRSRGLQAANWTLPVSSIVHAYFGERVGSAYTISAINISFGGEDGKVYQEKRYLIWSALLGFGQPPKDTFSPLVISIMAVALGTPVVMLLVGSCVVLFAQRKRYSEYEPIN